cccaggggacaagaacaTATGCAGGTACATTGTCACGGTCGTGGTGCAAGATGTTGTGGTGTCGGCTTTGGTACATGGTCCGGGGTGcttaggtagtgcctccactctttgtacgggttcgtaccaccactacttgtcagacACGGATGTCAAGGTCATGCCTCTGTCCTCCTCAGGATTGTACAACCCGTACCCATATACataccttgtacctgatggttcttCTTAGATGTTCAAGACATGTCTTTTCTCCAAGCTTTCTCCCATTTTTCTAAGTGTGAGAAAACTTGCAAGTTACTAGAAGTAACATGCTTAGTAACCTTCACCAATCTCGGCTTGAGAATCAATGATGAGGGGGTCTCCACTAGTATTCCTAGTGCATATACGTGAGGTTTCATACGTACATGCCGCGAGGAACTAGGGTGGGAGTGTGCCTCATTGGTGACATCTACTTGAAGAGACAAGTAGGACCTCTTCAACAAGGCATGAGTCAAAGCGTTCCACCCAAAGCCCTTGTCACTTAGTATCCTCTGTGCGTGGGTAACAAGTAGGGTTCTCATACAAAGCTGCGGGTCTAGTACATGCGGTGCCTCGCATAGGGAAGCGGGTAGCACCTCGGCATGGTCTAGATATGGCGAGGTGTATGCGGGTGACGGGTAACCAAGGCCCTCCGTAGCAAGGCCCTTCATGCAACGTACGTGGGCGGCTCctagggccctcgcatagcgaggccatacTTGAAGTTGTATGCGGATGAGCCTTGCTAaagccctcgcatagcgaggccatacATGAAGCTGTATGCGGATGACCCTTGCTAAAGCCCCCGCATAGTGTGGCTCTCCTTTCACGCCTAGAGGTTCGATGCACGACACCCAAGAAAGTTAATGTTGTGCATGGATCACCTCAACGCCCTCCTTACACCATGTGCGTGTCTCGGTTTTGAGGCACGCATGTTTGCTAGACTTAGAGTGGTGAGATGGGCATGTGGAGGCTTGGACATGCGTGTGAATTGGAGATGGGCAAGGCTTGGGAGGTGGACCTCTCTATGCGAGGCCCTTGAGTCTCTAAGGTTCATGTGGGTAGCTTTGAGGAAGGGCATGTGTGCGCTTGGCCATTCACGTGGCTTGTGAATGgtcctcgctatgcgagacccttggtgcctcggCGGGTGCGTACGAGGCTCCAGAGTTCATGCGAGCGGCTTTGAGGaagggcctcacatagcgaggcccttatATCTTGGCACTTAGTTTCTTAAGGATGCCCTTCTTAGACTTCTGTCAGAGAGACCTTTCTTTCTTGAGGTTCAACTTAGCGGCTTGGCACGTGATGATTGAGGGGaaaattattccatattcacaatcatacctctcatttttcttatatatatgtGGTCTTTTGTTATCGTTTCtttatgtttgaggtccttttgaacTCGCTCCTTTATGCAGGAGCAAAAATGGGTTCAATAGGTCTCTTTTTTTTGACAACGTCCTGATATTTTGTCTGGACCGGTAGTAATAGTCTCTTAGGTGCACCTTGActgtatttgtaaggatatgttgaccctttgggttctagcgatccttttatatattttcgcgTGCCTTTGTTATTTTTTTGGAGAACGTTCTTCTCATcattatacatagtactatttttacaagggtcacTTTTAGGaacctttttggctagacggcttggtggccggtctaggcttattggtggattcTCCCTGAGGTCTTTCCCctcgtggaggtatcaacctttattagggGGTTATCCTCGTGAAACATTTTGACTTCTTTTTACAAGCGTCTCTTGTCGAACActtttttggctagatggcttggtgggCGCTCTAAGCTTATTGGTGGATGTCCCCCTTGAGGCCTTACCCCCTTGTAGAGGTGTTAGCCTATCACGAGGTTGTCCTTGTagaaccttttggctcccttgacATCCATAAGGGTAGATAatccttatgaattcaagaagTGCTCTAGGTTTATTAGTGGATGTCATCATTGAGACCATACACCCCGCAGAGGTGTCTAGCGTTTGTTGTGAGGTTATCCATGTagaaccttttggctcccttgataTCCATAAGAGTAGgtaaccctcatgaaatcaagaggTGCCTTGTAAGGtttcttttattgattttttttgctatatactctgcctctcaagtggttggcgagatttatctcattGGGCACTTTGATTATTTTGCTCATGTAGTTTGATAATTTCAATTGGCAATGGGTATACAAGAGGCAGATATGTGCTCACataaatgaggagtgtgacacgccaataagaaacatattcattaagaATGAGTAGGGTACATAGGTATTCATGGCAACAATGTGTCTACTTCGTACCAGGGGCAACTAGGTGAGCCCTTTAAATTATAGCTGCCTCTGACGGGAGGACTTACAACTTTGTTGGGAGGTTAACTAGGGTGATCTCTTTGATTCATCATACCAAAAGTGGGGCTTTACCCGATATTCCCTCTCAGGCACGTATCCACAGCTGGTCACGTTCATCCTCTACTCGGATTCATTCTAAggctctttcatagaagttgcCTATGTCCTCTATTTTTCTCTTGAGCATACTTCCCCACATTCCGCTCTTCGGATGTACCCCTACAGTAATGGCAATTCTCAACTCATCCTTGGACAATCTTCCCACTTTGGCTACCTCTACGTTGAAGCGCTGGATATACTTTCCCAGGCTTTTATTTTAGCCTTGCTTTACATTGACGTGGCTCCTAGTGGGTGTCACATAGTCAGGGAAGGCACATTACTGTAGGAGGTATTCCCCTCCTCGAGATTTCGTGCGCGATTTTTTGGGGTGAGATGGGAGAGGTTGTTCTTGGATCTCCTTAAAAAGTGGGAGATTTTTCCATGGACTTATTCACTTCCTGCTTCCTTTTCTGCGTAACTGCTATCTAGTTTCTAAGGTTCTTCATCGTGTTGCCTAGCTCCTTCCTCCTCTTATTTATTGAGTTCAGAAGGTCACATGCGAACGGAGCTTGGGTATTTCTCTCCTTCATGAAAAAATATGTGAGGACCTTCTTTCCTTTCACTCCCTCTTCTCTTTGTTGGGACATGCCTCTCTTGTCCCTCGACTTCTTCCTCGAAGAGGTGGTATTCATATCATGCATGTGCCCCCCACTTCTTGACCGCACCTGTGGCATGGAACCTTCATGGTGCTTCAGACGTGGGGAAATACTTCCTGGAAGTTGGATTTTTCCATCGTCAATGGGGAAGGTTGTTTCCTTCTTTCCCTGTTCTTCTCCTATATTAATGGGGGAAGGTACATATGATTTTGCTTGTGCCATGCAGTAGAGCATTTCTAGCATTTTTCGCACTGTCTcctctaattttttattatttaggcGTAGCTCATCTATCTTTCTCTTATCCATTTCGATTCTGATCTCCTCGGTAACCCGGGGGTCAATCCTCGTGGGTTTGGTTTCCTATGGGTGAACATCATCATCGGCTCTAGTGGCTTCGCAGGAGTGTGGAGAGGGGTGTTATAACATTATTTTGCCTTCTTTTGTTCTCCCTTTATGCTTACTGTTCCTCCATGAGTTGGGAATATAATAGACAGGTGGTAGATCGAGGTCACCGCTTTCAATTccctcagggagggtctccccaataccacATTGAAAGATGAAGCACAATCTATTACAATGAAGTTTGACATGacggtggtttgtctgggttgttcccCAACGGTAAGAGCTAACCCAATCGTTCCTAAGGGTTGTATCGAGTTCCCAGTGAATCCATATAAGGAGGTGTGGCAAGGTCTCAAGTTCTTGATTCCCAAGCCCATTTTCACTAAAGCGGAACGATATAAGATATCCAttgaacttccattatccacgaGGACATGGGGCACCTTTCTATTGGCTATATGGACGGTTAGCACCATGGGGTTGCTGTAGGAGAATGCTTCTTTGGCATATGTACTTCTTCCTCTTCCCGACTCTCCTTTGAATGCTGGATCTCCAAAAACTGTTCTTACTTCCCCTTGCACCTCTGGGGCTCATTCATTGGGTCGTGTTAAAGTCGGCCTGCCCTCTGGACCTGGTTTCTCTTTTGTAACATACTTACCCAGGTGCCCTCTGcgtatgagctcctcaatttccacttTCAAATGGTTACACGTTGttgtggtgtggccaatgtcctTATGATAATGACAATATGTACTGAGATCTCTCTTCAATCGATCTCTCTTCATTGGCGGGGGTCTTCTGAAGGGGACATAATTCTCATTCATgatgaagatatgttccctagtatgtgttagATTGATGTAAAAGGTGTATTGGGTATGTCCGTGTTCATCCACACGTTTAGCTTTCCCCAGATGATCATCTCTCGGTTCTTCGTAGGCTCTCTTTTTCTTTGCGTTATTTAGGCTTTCATGGGTTGAGGATTTTAGGGACGACTCGCTCTTTCTAGCATTAAGACTCTTGTGACCATCTTCAACACGGATGTATTTTTGTACCCGTTCGTAGAAGTCGTCTAggtcagtgacctccctctttagcatgttatcccataacttactgCCCAGGCGCACTccagctgtaatggccatttttaactcccctcGGGCCAGGcttcctactttagctgcctccatattgaacctatggatataatTCTTTAGGCTCTCATCCTCTCCTTGTTTTACGTTAGTGAGGCTGGTGCCCATCATGGTGTAATCACGCAccgcatgatgttgttggagaaattcgtCGAAAAACTGTTGCCAGGACttgatggaccctggcctaagtcttttgaaccacttgTGTGCAAGTCCCTTCAATGTAACAACGAAGTACTGACATCTGGCTCTGCTATTAATTCCCCTTAAATTCTTTAGGTCATTGAACACATCAAAGTGGTACTTTTGATCTGTATTGccctcgtaaggggtcatgtggggctctttgaagttggctgggaacCGCACAACTTGGATTTCCCTAGTGAAGGGTGACTCGTAATCAAACTCATCATCGATAGAATGCGCCCCAGACGTGGTGATTATCTTGCTTTGTAGGttcctcatctcggtgtctaagtcttgtctccttttgttcaaggagtccctcaattcggatgggttggcctttcctttccttttgtcttATGGGGGTGACACAAGAGGTGTGTTCCTCTCACGTGAATTTCTCCTTTTGAGCTCTTCCGTCAAGTCTAGGGGTGTTTTTCCTTGAAGTGACCTCAACTTCGTTCTGAGGGTTAACATCGTTCTTTCGCTCTTGCCTTTTAGGTTGCTTCGCCTATCCGGGACACTCATGCTGCTTTGGTCGAGGGATATTGCTAATGGAGAGTTGAGTCCTTGCGCCGTCCATAGGGACTGTGGTCTCTCCTCTCTCATGGCCTTTCTCCTTTCGCTTAGGAAGAGGCACGCTTGATTTTCCCTGTAACAGGCCATTTAACACATCTTTCATGTGTTTCTAcagtggtttctagcctttggttctttcgATGTAACTCGCATATCTCATCCATGTAGAATCGAGTCCCAGAGCTCGATCTTATGGAATGTACTTGGGGACTCTTATCGGGCCTACGCACTGAAGGACTCGGATCCAGCCGGCCAGAGTTCGGTACTGGTGGTGGCCTTGAGGGAGGAAAGGCTCCCGCATCGCCTGTAGGGGCGGCTGCTGGTCCTGGATGGTCTCTATCAGGCTGGGCAGCTGAGGATGAATTCTCCCTTTCATCTTTAGGAGCCAATGGATTctttggtgcatccacatttttcgggaggtggagggttcctcatggaggctttcagctgatctcTATCTTGGTGGACATCAACCTCTTGTCGTTCTCTCGAATGCTTAGAAAATATTGGCATCTTTCCCTATCAGAATCAAtagaagaacactggcttgacacttatccttcccacagactgTGCAAAACTGttaacggtgagaactcgtcaacgaattaAGGCCAGAAAATTCAAAGACTTAGCCGGAAACTTATGAACTTAGGAAAATTTATAGAGACTTAGAGAAAAATTTGTAGAAGAGTAATGGAAGAAAGCATGTATATTGCTCTTTGAATAGCCTGacattacaagaattttccaaccccttagtatgaggggtggaggtctatttatagcttggctctaatggcccctgatacaaggtggtcccaggggacaagaatgTATGCGGGTACAGTGTCATGGTAGTGGCATAGGTCATGGAGCAGAGGATTGTGGAGTCAATGCTTGTTCGTGGTCAAAGacatgcaggtcatgccaccactccttgtacttccactacttgccaggcacggatgtcagagtcacgcctctgtcctcctcagggttgtacatcccgtactcATGGGTGTGCCCTGTACATGATGGTGCTTCTTTTATTTACAAGATATAAACTCTCTCCAAGCTTCTTTACATTCTGCTAAGTATTGGAGAACATTGTGGGTTCTTCATTAGCATAGAATGGATTTCTTGTACACGATCTCCACGTTGAGGCATTTTTGGGAAATATGCCTTGCGTAGTGAGGCCTTGCTATGCAAAAGCCTCACGACATGGGGTTTGGAGAATCGAGCCTCCCTTGTGGTTGATGTGCATCTCGGCATTTGGGTGCGTGGTCTTTGAATCAAGGCATATCAACATTTAGAAATGCAACGCCTCGCTCATGGGGGCCTCGCACCCAGACGAATAAGATCTTAAGTCTTGTGCCAAGGAGCAAGATGCCAAGCCATTTGTGAGGCACTTGCCGTGTGGCTGAGGCATGATGACCTCGTGAGGCACCTGCTGAGTGGCCGAGGCATGATGGCATCGTGAGGCGCGTACTGAGTGGCTGAGGCACGATTGCCTCGTGAGGCGCCTGCTGAGTGGCCCAGTCATGATGGTGTCGCAAGGTGCTTGCTGAATGACTGAGACGCAATGGCTTCACGAGGCACCTACTGTGTGGCTGAGTGGGGTGCGGGGTGCTTTCGTGTGGCTGAGGTGTTCTGGCCTCGTGATGCATTAGGGGGGCGCGGGGTAATGGTAGATGTGCGAGGTGCCTCTTGAGTTGTCAAGAAGCGATGGCCTCATGAGGCACCTACTGTGTGGCCGAGTAGGGCGCGAGGCGCTTCTGTGTGGCCGAGGTGTTATGGCCTCTCGATGCACCATGGGGTGTGAGGTAGTGGCAGGTGTGCGAGGTGTGTCCACTAGTTCACGTGAGATCTTGTAGGGACGAGACCGCTTGACACACACATGGAGCAGGCCGATCCGCACGAGGCGCATCCAAAGTGAGGTTATGCGAGGTAGCTGGTGATGCTCATGGACTTCTAGTTTATGCTTCATTTTATATTTCTATTTTCATAGTGCTTGAGCGCCGATTCGACAGACCAAAGGGGCTTTAGACATGATTGTTTTGGACCTTCAAGGGATCTTTGACATGAGATGTGGGTCTTTCATCGGTGTGAAATTCTTAGCATCCACAACTTCCATATTGGATCACACATAAAAAACAaatcataatcatgtatttaacaCTCTTGTAAACCTTATAATTACATGTCATGGATATAACATAACCCTAAGATCAAAATTACCCTTAATACCAAAGGGTGCCTAGCAAGTCGATAATCTACTAGAATATTGAATGCAATGCTTGTGAGAAAGGAGCAGAGCTCAATGACTACAAAAGTTAAGTCCTCACTGCGTAAAGTGTGAGTAAGGACTTGGGCAAGTTTTTGCATTCCCAAGACAATGCGTAACATGGTCTTGAACATCGAGCTTAGATGGAGCAAGCAAGGCTTGACCAAAAAGTAAGTGTATACCTACTTCGGTAAATTGGAGCAGAATTTTATCCTCATCAGTTGTCAAATTTTGAAATAAAGAGGCTCTATGCATTGAAAGAGATATGAAATTAAGAGCTAAGAATAATGAAGATGATGAGCTGATTTTCAGATTTTATTGTAGGAGATTTTAAAAATCAATGCAACACTTTTTTTCGGCAGCATTTTTGCAAAGACACTCACACCAAGGTGAAGAAGTTATATTTTGTTCACGAGTTTATGTTGCATGTGTGTATGATAATATTTTCAGGCACATATATTCCTCACAATTTCTATTCCCTTTTTGTGTGgttatgtgttgatgagtttatGATGGTAGTTTTGTGTTATGGTTGTTGATTATGATGTGAGGTGTTGTGTGTTATGTTAATGATGATGATTGTTGGCACAAGTATTTGGGTAGATGAGTTTACAATATATGAATGTTTTGTAGTGGTTTCCCTAGAATTATGGCCTAGGTGGTCCCAGGAGGATTAGTTTTCCTCACCCAACTTCCATTCCACAATACTTGCTTCCTTTAATGTTTATGTATGAATGCTAAGTTTGACATATATTATGTATGAGAATGCATGTTATGACCTTTGTGGTGTTTATGCTATGATTAGTTTGATGTTATATCATGCCAAGTTGAGGTTATGATATGATGAGTTTAAATGTTGTCTTTTGTTAGATGTCTTGCATGTTAAGACATCAAAGTGTTTCTTAGTACAATCATTAGTGCTATGAGAATAAGAAAGATAGATTAATGGTAAGAGTTTAAGTTAGTGTTACAAATGCCATTGAAATGCTACATCATTGTATTAACTAAGGATGTTATGAatttatgactatgattattggaatattttGTTTGCATGTTTGCACTTCCTTATTAGGCTCTTGAGCTTACCCCCTTACCTTCCCTCTAGTTGTAGGTTTATATGGAATGACTAATTATGAGTGCGATAAGTTGAAGTCCATCTAGATGAAGTATTTATGTTGTGGGAGCCATATGAATGAGGAAATAATCAAGAACGCCACAagtttattttatcttttaaggCATTGTAAATAAGTCCAGTATCATGTTAGAAATATATTAGGATTTTAAAGTACTTATCATGTTGCAATAAATATTTTACCTAAAACATGATCAAATATTTTATGCTTGTTTTATTATTAACATGATAttggtaaaactgtaattttttTACGAATTATGTATTTACGAAAAGATAGAAtatctagggtgttacacatATTTCTCAATTCTATGCTTCTGCACTGACCACTTACAATAGAGATCAATAAATTGAAGGAATTTTTTTGGCTTCTTTTTTAGATGCCTCAACAAAAAGGATAATATTGTCAGCGAACAAGAGGTGTGTTAAGATCGATCCTTGTGTCACTCTAAAACATTTGATCTTATTTTTCCAAACGCAATAGCATCCTAGACAAAGTTTCCTCTGCCATTATAAATAGAGCAATAGGCAGAGAATCGCCTTGCCTACGGCCATGCTTGGGGGTCACAGAGCCACAAATACTCCAATTCAAAATAAGAACATATTTCGTGGTAGACACACATATCATAACCCATGAAATCCCCATTTTCTAAGGACAAGTTTAAGGAACTTTCAGTCAAGTTAATCATAAGCCTTCTCCATATCTAGTTTTATAAACACATGACCCTTGTTTCCTCAAGTTGATCATAAGCCTTCTCCATATCAAGTTTTATCAACTTGTGACCCTTCTTTCATTTACTCTTGATCATGAAACAAAATTTCTTGACTAATCATCGTACTATCTTGTGTGATTCCACCTTAGACAAAAGCTAATTGTATGGGAGATATGATTCCACTCACTAAAGGCTTCAAGCAATTGGCCAAAAAATTTGAGATCAGCTTGTACCTCAGATTGCACAAAGCAATTGGTCTAAACTGATTTTCTATTAATGGATTGTTCTTCTTGGGGATCAAGATAGTGTTAGTAGCATTTTGATGCCTTTAGGAGCTCACAATTGGCAAAAAAATGTTTCACTATTTTAATAATATCCTCTTGCACAATATTCCAAAAATGGTTGTAGAATGCCCCAGGGAAGCCGTTTGGGCCTGAAGCTTTGTCTGAGTTTATCATCTTCAAATTCACCATGATCTCCTCATCATCAACGATAAGCATGAAGACCTTATATTGGACTTCTTTTATAGCAGGCTGAATCACATCATTTAGGATTGCAGGGAAATCTATAAGGAAGGCCACACTAAATCCAACTAAGATGAGATAGTAGGGAGCCTGAGATAGCAATTCCATTTGAAATGCAATTACCATATTGGTCTTTTAGGAAATGAATGGCATTCCTTATTCACTTGATGATACTATAGCTGTGGAAGAATCATGCACTTTTGTCCCCATATTTAAGCCACATGACATGAGACTCTTGCCTCTAATGCACCTTTTCTCTTCTTAGTGCTTCATTTAGAGTCCCACGTGTTGGTTTCACGATACCAAATTAGGTATGCAG
The genomic region above belongs to Humulus lupulus chromosome 1, drHumLupu1.1, whole genome shotgun sequence and contains:
- the LOC133825361 gene encoding uncharacterized protein LOC133825361 yields the protein MRNLQSKIITTSGAHSIDDEFDYESPFTREIQVVRFPANFKEPHMTPYEGNTDQKYHFDVFNDLKNLRGINSRARCQYFVVTLKGLAHKWFKRLRPGSIKSWQQFFDEFLQQHHAVRDYTMMGTSLTNVKQGEDESLKNYIHRFNMEAAKVGSLARGELKMAITAGVRLGSKLWDNMLKREVTDLDDFYERVQKYIRVEDGHKSLNARKSESSLKSSTHESLNNAKKKRAYEEPRDDHLGKAKRVDEHGHTQYTFYINLTHTREHIFIMNENYVPFRRPPPMKRDRLKRDLSTYCHYHKDIGHTTTTCNHLKVEIEELIRRGHLGKYVTKEKPGPEGRPTLTRPNE